In Mustelus asterias unplaced genomic scaffold, sMusAst1.hap1.1 HAP1_SCAFFOLD_201, whole genome shotgun sequence, the sequence aagctcatcggcgcattcacactggagagaggccattcacttgcccttggtgtgggatgggattcagtattgtatccaccctgcagagacacgcacgaattcacactgggcagaggccgttcacctgctctcagtgtgggaaggcatTCGCTCATGCATCCACCctacaggcacaccagcgagttcacactggggagaggccattcacctgcactgtatgtgggaagggatacactcaattatccagcctgcagtcacaccagcgagttcacactggggagagaccgttcacctgctctgtatgtgagAAGGAGTTCACTCGGCTATCTAGCCTGCaggtacatcagcgagttcacaccggggtgaggccattcacctgctctcaatgtgggaagggattcaatgatttatatGCCCTGCaaacacatcagcgagttcacactggagagaaaccattcacctgctctcagtgtgggaagggattcactcagttatgcaACCTGcatacacaccagcgagttcatactggggagagaccattctgctgcactcaatgtgggaaggaaaacagagattcatccaccctgcggacacaccagcgagttcacaccggggagaggccattcacctgctctgtgtgtgagaagggattcagagtttcatccagcctgctgagacaccagcgagttcacaagtgattacaggggttggattctgctgtgacAATTCAGCTCTCAAATACGTCCAGGACTgcgttttgttcattctcacagatgGTCAACCGGTCGCACgattttgcctccagtgggctgatgctctttgatccTTGCTGCTAAAACCCtgttttcaaatttcacaaggatcagagtgacagggtgtgaggaagttcagagatatttagtcagcatttctgttttaaactcccccagatcctcatccaatttcctttgtaattgtttattgtctccacttcctccaccctcgtaggcagcgagttccaggtcattaccattcgctgcatcaaaatattcttcctcacatcccgcccccccccccccccccgcccacctacctacatctctgacccaaacccttaaatctgtgtccccctcatccttgtcccatcagctaatgggaacagcttttctttgtccaccttatctaaacctgtcagaatcttgtccacctctatcaaatctcccctcaacctcctttgctccaaggggaacaacaccagcctgacatcgacaataaagaaccaactaacagaatatgttaatacctgaaattaaatgggaatgtttaatttctgttttaaagatttgGACTGTAAGAGTGAATTAATggatttggtggtggtggtggtggtggggggggggggggggggggggggggggggggtagatttaACGCTCTCACCCCCCACTCCTCATTAGAGTAAAATCACAGGCTGGTCAATTGCTaatacctcaaggtgctgacatcaGCATACTTGCCATCAAGGTTGTTTACTTTCTAGAAAAACGGACCATTTTCTCACAAACGTTTGAGTGAAGGTTTAAGAACAAACCTACGTAGGCAAGATTGGAATTTTACATGTTCTGTGTATTGAATAATTGTGTaacctgtctgtatctgtgacttgGATTAGAGTTGTATTAGAATGCTGTCTCTGTGATTACTCTGTTAGAGAGCTGTGTCAGAGCTGTGACTTTGAGCTGTGAGAGCTGTGTCACAGGAGGGTGCTCTTCCAGAGCATTCTCTGGGGTTGTTCCCTCCAGGCGTGAATCATGAATAAACTATTGTAACATGTTCCTGGGTCTCCTGTGGTTAGTTGGAAGAAATACATCACAacaggacaataaaggaattggaataactccccttggatgtggttgaatggaatatatcaatctgatgtCCACCTGcattctagtgaaagtctggaatgtgtagatgGGATGAATAAGTCGATCACTTTCTCTTGGTGATATTTACATCCTTGTCCATGAACTTTGATTTAAcaaaatccacatttgaaagcccggccagtacatgaaatatcagcaccataacagggggagataagaaagacaggcACATTTTGATAATTTCATTCGtgcatctgagagttaagaatgtgtgacatgattttgggataccggagtgagtgtgcagatgtgatttgttacgtgtgaaaaataacaagcctaaattcatggtgagatggagtgaagagcgggtcccaaacacacacagctacttgagacacagcaggagatgaaatggttaatgtggccaggggattgagacaacattgggacatcatcaaggcactgacactccagagagaaactgagttcaaaacaatcaggatccaattaaacacaataCACATGGACAGAAAGTGAGGAAAATTACAGTAAAATGAATAATATTATAGATTGGGACAATTAAGGGCTTGGGGGAAATAATACTGAATAAGAACTGTCCACAACTTAGATAGTggtaaagagagagctggagaatcttttacatccatgcttgatctgttgcttgaagcatctgtccttatgGACTAGTAACCTAAAACTCACGGTGCTCCTTCAGGAGTAGGAAAAATCGATTAGATGTTACCCCAGGCGgggccagaacagaactggaaaataacggattgaaattgagtgaggggtcagagagagagttctcccCCTCAGGGTGTGGACTGTAAGAATCCTGGGGGACACTCTACTTTGGGTTTTCTTGCTAATTAGTGAATATTATATTAGATTCTATAACTGGTTAtgcattgattttgaatttgattgttacacttctcctgtttttattcctgttgtgattacgctcggggtaaggatggttgacaggtgacaggatgggaaattgtggtttgggtcattgaccaaatgttttattgatccgaaaggtgtaaaatgggccaaacttcagcagaaatccagcagagctgagaacaggcgacttgctgtgtgggagcagggagataaacagctcccagaggacagagaaaacaggagagccttgaatcctggatgacaccagtgtgtcaaggccaccatgttttcactgcttggcatgggaatgctgactccctgtaccagggacggagcgtgggaagacaattgGTTTTAGAGTTTGATGTGGCTTGGGCAGATACAGATGGTTCAGTGACAGGTTTTGTTATGTTAGCTGGacaatgattgggttaaatcagtctccatagTCTTGGTGATGTAACaaagtataagaagggattccccgagcacagagatttgtcgaggttttacatattgcattgactggtgccgtggcatctggggcagagcagggagcatttccgtggagatgctgcttctacccagagtgtaatggtaatgctgctgcactttgatacgactgctcagacattagcctgtgtcagctcttattgatactgaataaaatctaaccactgtcaccaataagggttatcactgggaatcatttcagagtttgggaaaaggggagaaagggttaattgactccctgaacctcattttctaacatcgctgtgtcaaaaataaaatcccacctccccctctggctcctttgccaattaccttagagggattcactttctgttaaagagcctgccaacccctctcacccactttccctaaagtgcatcaatctcatcaggaaaagtccaaaacaatcaaatatttttactgataaaagtttattaatgaaacagaacatggttaaaacaaacagaaaatgacttgaggatcaaagacaaccagagtaaagggatgttcacaatgttctggacacaactggattctcttcagctcctctgtcccctgttcctgtgactccccgctttggacacagggacactgaaccccgGGGGTCACTGAACCCTGGGGGTCACGTCACCATCAGCCCCAGTCACCCCCTCCCGAGCcccaattggttggaggcccatttcccagtcagtcctccagcagcttcctgtctctctattagtgcgacgcccagggcagtttcccaactggggcgcaggccccgttattctcagctaaattcagccctcagctccgtcgcctggctgtcattgacacgagcaatagggagacagaaaggagccccaggctcaaatggaaAGTCGAAACTTGTGGCTCTAAACCTTCAACGTTTGTCAGTCAAATCCATCTTATTTATACTGGAGTCGTTACgatgagattaattgaagtgttcggccagtcagcaagctcgagaagcactgattccagattgttcaatacttctaccttgaatcacaaaagcttctcactttatccccttcctgaactgaattccatcatcctgagcagctgtgggtgtcacctctctgtgtaaactcctgcccctttttataaggctctctcattccttattgtgggtcaattctttaatggttgaggatcgctctgtgatgcagtgagtgtttatccggtcaatcaatgtttctgatgtcagtcggaatgtccatcgttacttttcacctgtttcttactctgtgttttataaaaataaagtttataaacttttacagaatggtcagctttaaggtttctgtagtttgtgatgaggtcatccaaagttcaaacctttctcttttctccttcctgtttaactaagggttgtggaatattccattcagggggaggtggtgggaatgtctctggccgagtaatgcagagacccagcaaaggatctggggacaggcagctggtgggatttgaattcagtgaatcaatctggaattatataaagttagtctcagaaacggtgactatgaaactatcgactgttgtaaaaacccatccagttcaccctATTAACACCCCctatcagggaaggaaatctgccatcctcacccggtctggcctacaagtgaatccagacccacacagcgatgtgggtgactcttaactgtccctctgaaatggccgagcaagtcactccgttcaggggcaattaggagctgagcaacgtgtgttggggctttgccagcagtgtccacatcccagggaagaataaagaatattccacggaaagtgatgggtgatttgaaatgaattgaaagtaggtcaggaggtgctcaTATCgcccagagctgcttttcaatggatcctcctgtttaaaataaaaacacatcagtgtgcccctttcccagacacagttgaccttggaatatcacaatgctgtttttaaacattcctatgttaaagaatcagtcatttagaattgtgaaacagacagaaattaaatgttccatttttcctgggatcctcctgtgcctggcaccggtgtcctgaacaaggtcattaacattctctgtgttaaaggttcctcctggttcttgctgtctgttgtgtcctttgtcacagtcggtaccaggacatttctattgaaaggttgttaagaaattccagtgaattccagccccttgtgtaacgttccatttggtgtgtgtcagattcagagatgtccacgtgtgtgtgaaaagggttctgggtaagggttttaacccttctttacccgttagtaacaatgagccctgtattcaattctaaagtataaagtcctcattagatatcaattctacctgttatctacatttcaccaaccagtctatattttcatcacgggactgcagtgggagcaccgtcaacatcttactgacttgatcgattttatcgaggaggtgacgaaggtgatcgatgagggtagagcagtggatgttgtgtacatggattttagtaaggctttcgacaaggtccctcatggtcggctcatccagaagattaagatgcatgggattcacggtgacttggccgcttggattcagaattgacttgcccatagaagtcagagagtagtggtgagggtgtttttcagactggaggtccatgactaaagaatattctttattctttcctgggatgtggacactgctggcaaagccccagcacacgttgctcagctcctaattgcccttgaacggagtgacttgctcggccatttcagagggacagttaagTCAGACTagcagggatccgtactgggacctgcgctatttgtgatatatataaatgacttggatgaaaacgtggatgggtgggttggtaagcttgcagacgacacaaaactagatggagttgtagataatgtcgaaggttgtcaaaggatacagtgggatgtagatcagctgcagatatgagcggagaaatggcagatggattttaatccgggcaagtgtgaggtgctgcactttgggagatcaaatattaaggataagtatacagttaatgtacagagggatcttggggttcaagtccatagcttcctgaaattggccacacaaatatttagtcggtaaagaaggcatatggcatacttgcctttattgagtacaagagtcagcatgccatgttgcagctctataaaactttgtttgggctgcacttagaatattgcgttcaattctggtcgccacattacagaaaggatgcagaggctttgatgagggtgcagaagaggtttttcaggatgctgcctggattggagggtgtgagcgactgacaaacgagggttgttttctcgatagcggcggagggtgaggggagacctgatagcagtctataaaataaGAGACATAGAATCTTTTCCTCAGAGTCGatatgtctaatactaggggacatgcacttaaggtgagatgggcaaagttcaaaggagatgtgagaggtaagtgtttttacagcgagagtggtaggtgtctggaatgcgctgccagggatggtggtggaggcagatacgataggggtgtttaagggggttttaaataagcacatgaatatgtgaggaatagaggaatatggaccaagggcaggcagaaaggaatagtttaatttgacatcatgttcgacacaacatggtgggctgaagggtctgttcctgtgctgtactgttctacgttctatttgtgatctccatttagaaaaaggaaatagaggcactggagaaggggcaagaaagattcacaagaataatcccagaactgtcatcacttgtgaactcactggtgtttcaccaagtttgctgactgagtgaatcccttcccagtcagagcaggtgaccagcctctgcctggtgtgaactcactggtgggacattagttcctgagagcttttgaagccacgtccacatttaaagggtctctcctgggtgtgatgatgttgtgtctgggcaggctggataactgagtaaatcctttcgcacacaccaagcaggtgaatggtttctccccggtgtgaactcactggtgtttcagcagtgttgattatattctaaacctccttggacagtgagagcagctgaacggcctctccccggtgtgaatgtgctcggggatcatcagttcctgaaagcttctgaagccggcctctcaggcagagcatttaaagggtctctccttggagtgagtggctttgtgtctcagcaagctggatgaatgagtgaattgcttcccacacacagagcaggtgaacggcctttccccggtgtgaactcgctggtgtgtctgcaggttgtataatgttctaaatctctttgtgcagtgagagcagctgaacggtctctcctcagtgtgaatgcgctggtgggacaccagatcctgagagcgtttgaatccactcccacagtcagagcatttaaacggtctctcattggtgtgagtggctttgtgtttctgcaggctggatgactgagtgaatcccttcccacacacagagcaggtgaatggtctctccccagtgtgaactcgctgatgttcccacaggctggatgaccttttaaatctctttgagcagtgagagcagctgaacggtctctcctcagtgtgaatgcgctggtgggacaccagatcctgagagcttttgaatccgctcccacagtcagagcatttaaatggtctctcattggtgtgagtgactttgtgtgtgtgcaggtttgatgaatgagtgaatcccttcccacacactgagcaggtgaatggtctctccccggtgtgaactcgctggtgtctccgcaggtcagatgaagttctaaatttctttgagcagtgagagcagctaaacggtctttcctcagtgtgaatgcgctggtggatcatcagttccccagagcttttgaaaccactcccacagtcagagcatttaaatggtctctcattggtgtgagtgagattgtgtttcagcaggtgggataactgagtgaatcccttcccacacacagagcaggtgaatggtctctccccagtgtgaactccctggtgtgtttgtaaatgggatgactgagtgaatcccttcccgcacacagagcaggtgaatggtctctccccagtgtgaactcgctggtgtatcttcaggttggatgaagttctaaatttctttgtgcagtgagagcagctgaagggtctctcctcagtgtgaatgcgctggtgggacaccagttccccagagcttttgaagccactcccacagtcagagcatttaaatggtctctcaatggtgtgagtgagattgtgtttctgcaggctgggtaactgactgaatcccttcccacacacagagcaggtgaatggcctctccccagtgtgatctcgttggtgtctctgcagattaggtaagtcagtgaatccctccccacacacagagcaggtgaatggcctctccccagtgtgactgcgttgatgaatttccagaaGAGATGGGAacatgaatctcttcccacagtccccacagttccacggtttctccatggtgcgggtgtccttgtgactctccaggttaaacaatcagttaaatctcacacagaacacgggtacagtctctccccgctgtgaatgctgcgatgtattttcaggctgtgtaactggttaaagctctttccacactcagtgcactggaacactctcactcgggtgtgtgtatctcagtgcatttctagTAAAAgtgatgtttacaatcttttgaagccaagaggccaaacaaatatttctcctgctagattcaaaggccgatgatattcaggtctcaagaagtcgagtcactctgtcagatctcgatgtgatgttggagatttctgtctgatttctccttgtctaatatcctgtaagtcaatttagaaaaaaaatcacaattcagaatacgatcaatattcaaatctacatttctagtttATGGAGcgttcattaaagacacagtcatggagcattaaacttgcccagcagggcctcccgtatcagcacacaggcagctgctttgtgagactgccggcagtacagacaagtcagagataagggtgtcctcagaagtgggattcattgtgaaagctcagggacggttgataagatgcagcaattctatgattctaatgaacgttCTTTCCTCTCCCATTTCCCAAAAGACGTGAGCCTCCATcccgcacactctccctccattctcactctgctgtatctaatattcaccctcccaattctcctgaaggtgctgattgaggctgattgacagatccatgctcactgcttcctgtccagcacagaaatcagaacaaataggcgctgcagtcagcattcggcccatcgagtctgctcaa encodes:
- the LOC144485627 gene encoding uncharacterized protein LOC144485627; amino-acid sequence: MEKRWKCGDCGKRYRFPSYLEAHRRIHTGERPFTCPWCGMGFSIVSTLQRHARIHTGQRPFTCSQCGKAFAHASTLQAHQRVHTGERPFTCTVCGKGYTQLSSLQSHQRVHTGERPFTCSVCEKEFTRLSSLQVHQRVHTGVRPFTCSQCGKGFNDLYALQTHQRVHTGEKPFTCSQCGKGFTQLCNLHTHQRVHTGERPFCCTQCGKENRDSSTLRTHQRVHTGERPFTCSVCEKGFRVSSSLLRHQRVHK